One genomic region from Doryrhamphus excisus isolate RoL2022-K1 chromosome 14, RoL_Dexc_1.0, whole genome shotgun sequence encodes:
- the LOC131101912 gene encoding C-type lectin domain family 4 member M-like, whose product MPSIGSPAGSEGMFSKLIDEEALDRSPDVHRNAHPVRLLMTGGPGKYRLATICLATLCGVLLISIIAVSAHYKNKAAGGAAVQDVDALSATISKLQQEKAELQSKLAAETAAAGRGRHTGSPGVNVEVSQSTVPARTRATPAPIVCPMEWLLFNGSCYFISRLFRHWPQSQSYCESKGAHLAIIQTAEEQTFLWDQLPRGHWNAYWFGITDGHTEDKWTWVDGTPLVGGFWEEGEPNNHIDEDCGYMVKTRVLERVAIRSWYDAACDMYRPFICEMEMGGARSTALPH is encoded by the exons ATGCCGAGCATCGGCTCCCCGGCTGGATCCGAAGGGATGTTCTCCAAACTGATTGACGAGGAGGCGTTAGACCGCAGTCCAGATGTGCATCGGAACG CCCACCCGGTGAGACTCCTGATGACCGGCGGGCCCGGGAAGTACCGCCTCGCCACCATCTGCTTGGCTACGCTGTGCGGCGTCCTGCTGATCTCCATCATTGCCGTCAGCGCACACT ACAAGAATAAAGCAGCAGGTGGCGCTGCAGTGCAGGATGTGGACGCTCTGAGCGCCACCATCAGCAAGCTGCAGCAGGAAAAGGCGGAGTTGCAGAGCAAACTGGCCGCCGAGACCGCAGCTGCAGGTAGAGGGCGCCACACGGGGTCGCCCGGCGTGAACGTGGAGGTGTCTCAGTCTACGGTCCCCGCCAGAACGCGGGCGACGCCGGCGCCCATCGTCTGTCCGATGGAGTGGCTCCTCTTCAACGGCAGCTGCTACTTCATCTCTCGGCTGTTCAGGCACTGGCCGCAGAGCCAGTCCTACTGCGAGAGCAAAGGAGCTCACCTGGCCATCATCCAAACAGCTGAGGAGCAG acGTTCCTGTGGGATCAACTTCCCAGAGGCCACTGGAACGCATACTGGTTCGGAATCACTGACGGCCACACAGAGGACAAGTGGACCTGGGTGGATGGGACGCCGCTAGTGGGAGG cttctgggaggAGGGAGAGCCCAACAACCACATCGACGAGGACTGCGGCTACATGGTGAAGACCCGGGTCCTGGAGCGGGTGGCGATCCGAAGCTGGTACGACGCCGCCTGTGACATGTACCGGCCCTTCATCTGCGAGATGGAGATGGGCGGAGCTCGCAGCACCGCCCTGCCACACTGA
- the gnb3b gene encoding guanine nucleotide-binding protein G(I)/G(S)/G(T) subunit beta-3b — protein sequence MAAEKAELDALKKECDGLRAQIETARKAVNDTTMTAAASSVASVGRVQLKQRKSLKGHLAKIYAMHWAADSRQMVSASQDGKLLVWDTFTGNKLVAVPLKSAWVMSVAYAPSGNLVASGGLDNLCTVYNIKAASPKTLRELDAHTGYLSCCRFLSDSEILSASGDTTCCLWDLETGKQKIVFTNHIGDCMSLALSSDMNTFISGACDSLAKLWDVREGTCKQTFIGHTSDINAIAYFPSGNAIVTGSDDCSCKMYDLRSDQEVIGYQDSSLNAGVTSLALSNSGRLIFAGYDDFNCHIWDSLKGEKVGVLSGHDNRVSCTGVPEDGMGVCTGSWDSFLKLWN from the exons ATGGCAGCTGAGAAAGCTGAACTGGATGCGCTGAAAAAGGAGTGCGACGGCCTCCGCGCCCAAATTGAG ACGGCCCGCAAGGCCGTGAACGACACCACCATGACGGCGGCGGCGAGCAGCGTGGCGTCGGTGGGTCGTGTTCAGCTGAAGCAGAGGAAGTCGCTCAAGGGTCACTTGGCCAAAATCTACGCCATGCACTGGGCAGCTGACTCCAG GCAAATGGTGAGTGCGTCACAGGACGGCAAACTTCTGGTGTGGGACACCTTCACAGGAAACAAG CTGGTTGCCGTGCCGCTGAAGTCTGCCTGGGTGATGAGCGTGGCCTACGCCCCCTCTGGGAACTTGGTGGCCAGCGGGGGTCTGGACAACCTTTGCACCGTCTACAACATCAAGGCAGCCAGCCCCAAGACCCTCAGGGAGCTGGACGCCCACACAG GTTACCTGTCCTGCTGCCGCTTCCTCAGCGACTCGGAGATCCTCTCAGCCTCCGGCGACACCACCTG CTGCCTGTGGGATCTGGAGACGGGCAAGCAGAAGATCGTCTTCACCAACCACATCGGAGACTGCATGTCTCTGGCTCTGTCCTCCGACATGAACACCTTCATCTCGGGGGCCTGCGACTCCCTGGCCAAGCTGTGGGACGTGCGGGAAGGCACATGCAAGCAGACCTTCATCGGACACACCAGCGACATCAACGCCATCGCG TACTTCCCCAGCGGGAACGCCATCGTCACCGGCTCGGACGACTGCAGCTGCAAGATGTACGACCTGCGCTCCGACCAGGAAGTGATCGGCTACCAGGACAGCAGCCTGAACGCCGGCGTCACGTCCCTGGCGCTGTCCAACTCGGGCCGCCTCATCTTCGCCGGCTATGACGACTTCAACTGCCACATTTGGGATTCTCTGAAGGGGGAGAAAGTGG GCGTCCTGTCTGGTCACGACAACCGCGTGAGCTGCACCGGCGTCCCCGAGGACGGAATGGGCGTCTGCACGGGATCGTGGGACAGCTTCCTGAAATTGTGGAACTGA